The region caaagatttttttaaaaaataacactttaaaacatgcttaaaatagcactcagtcttaaaggtactttctttgtatctcccatgggatccagggaactgggcaaggaagttctgactctttccttccttccccaggggaccaggaaggagaGGAtcctcagccgatagaaggaagagaggcttggctcagtagctccactgtgcgattgagagagcctggcaaaacaagctctcccctcccccttatgcagaaggaagcaagagagagggagaaggaagcagatgacagccagttgcttgggggcctgataggagccctccgggggcctgattcggcccccaggcctcatgtttgacactcctgttctagtCAGTATATGCAACTTGTCACTAAAATTGGCCTCCTTCCatacctgaggactggcaagtaGAAAATATTACTCCAATTTTGAAAAGGGGTACAGAAAATGATGGGCTTTCGGGTACAGGAAATGGCAGTGGAGCAAAAGGGACATTTCTGAAGAAGCTGAAGAAATTAGAAAAGGACAATAGAAAGTAAGGCATAGGGAAAAATACATGTGAATGAGACTAAGTAAAGAATTTGTATCTTGGAGCTGGGAGTTAGCAAAATAAAACTTCAATGGAGAATTGTTAATGATCTGTAAAGGGTAAATAGATTAACTGTTTGTTGGACTGTTCAGAGAGTGACTATATGACAAGTgtaggatggtagtttttaacTAGAATAAAAGCAAGGAGGTTTAGTTTTTTCTTCACAAGGGTGTAGTCTATTGAATCGTGCCTTCAGAGATTTCCTGGAAACTCCCCACTATAAAGGTTCAGGGCAGCTGTTCTAGAAAAGGAGGGGCTGTAGGATTGCATTACATATGCAAAGACTTGCCATCTTGCAGTGAAAAAGTTGTTGAAAGTATGCCTGCCTTGTGGGAATCCATAGGGAAACCTAGCTAAAAAAATGAAgtccttccaagctctgatgcctgagaccagggcttttttttttgtagaaaaagcccagcaggacattatttgcatattaggccacacccctgacaccattgttttgcacagggcttttttcctagaaaagcccagcaggaactcatttgcatattaggccacaccctatcataccaagccagccagaactgcatccctgctcaaaaaaagccctgcctgagacGCCTTTTTAAACTAGAGATCCCAGTGGTTGAACCTCAAGCGTGCAAACCATATGCTTTATTACTGAGCTCCATCTCTTCCCCTATGTTCCTTTTAAAAACTATTCTCTGTTAAAGAAAATTTGTTTGTTAGGTACTTGCGTGTTTATAGAGACTGAAGCAGAGGGACTATGGAGGAAATACCTGATTTCATTTGGAGACTCTTCTTCATATTTGTTCTTCTCTTTCCTCCTAATAGTCAGCCACACCGTCAGGAAGACAAGGATGGGGACTGCAATTGCTCCACAGGCTGCTCCAGCAATGATGCCAAGATTTCGTGCCTCTGTTAATTCACAAATGCATACTCTTTTATATTTGTGATGCAATGCTACAACAATGTATTGCATTTTGATATCTCTCCTGGTCCTCATGTTCTCCATGTCTGTATCAGGTGTCAGTACATACGTAATTAGGATCACGTAATCATGACCAATATGGTCCAGGAACAAGCATCTTATGCCCACATATGACTAAAATATTATCTTTTTTTGTAACCTCATATCCTATTTATTGTGGTTGTTAAAATATGCATctgcttagggctttttttttttaacaggaactcctttgcatattaggccatacccctcttatgtagccaatcctccaagaactcttataacagggcctactgtaagctgcaaaaggattggctacatcagggatgtgtggcctaatatgcaaaggagttattgctacaaaaaaagccctgcgatcTGCTCATCAGAGCTGTACAGATGGATTTGTGCTTATAGTGCTAAAACTAAAAGCCCATGTACTTTGCAAAAGCAAAATATGTATGGTTAAGTATTCTGATGTCACAGGAAGGATAAAATTAAAAGGGAACTTGTTAATCACCGATTAAATGACTTAAGCAAACATTTAGGTAAAAATCCAATTAATGGGATTACATTACATGGGAGAGTCATGATAATTTTCTTTCCTGTTAAAATATAGTTTTGTATCCATAAAGGCTGTGGCATTGGGAGAAGGTGAGTTTTACTCTTTTTCTGTCACTTTCCAGTCAAAATTGCTCTCCAGGGCCCAATACAGGGCCTCATCCCCCTTGTAGTACTTCTGGGGCATGATTAGGAAAATAGCATGCTGAGGGTAGGAGGCAGAATAGCCCTTTGTCCCCTAGtccacaactgtaatgccagtctTTCCCTCTCTGGCAACTAAAATGTCAGAACTGATCATAGATCTGGCAAGTTTGTCCTTCAGATTAAAATTACTCAGGCATGTGGTCAAAGGTGGGGCTTTTGTTGCAGAGAAATAGCTCATGGATGAGAACTGGAGAAAACTGTTCAGAAATATTGCTGCTATTGAaattaaaaatggtaaaggtaatcccctgtgcaagcaccagtcgtttccaactctggggtgacattgctttcacaacagttTCATGggagacattttacggggtggtttgccgtgccttctccagtcatctacacttcccccccagcaagctgggtactcattttactgacctcggaaggatggaaggctgagtcaaccttgagctggctacctgaatgcagcttccgccgggatcaaactcaggtcgtgagcagagcttggactgcagtactgcagcttttccactctgcgccacagggctcctgctATTGAAATGACTCGTATTAAATACCACATACTTACGCTGCACAGTCACCTGCACACTACAGCTGTCCTGTCCTGCTTCGTTGAAGGCAGTGCACTGGTATGATCCTGAATCCATCCGTGTGAGATTCTTCATCATAATTTGTGCTGGATTGGAAAAGTCTAGGAACATATGGGGAACATGATTTAATTAATGAATCAGGGGGTGCAATTACCTTGGATCACAATGAAAAATAAATGATAGGGCAATTGTGAAGCATCGTGTTGTAACTGATAACATTCTTTGAATTCCTCTGGATTATATACAGGGGTTAAGACGGTCAGTGGTGCGTCTCTGTTGATTTGTGCCATTTGTTGTACTGTGAAActgttttaaatggcttttgaatATTCTACCAATTTTACCAGATTCTCAAAATGAAACTGATGTCCCCAAATGCGAGTGCATTACTGATGTTGATACATAATTGGATGGCTGGATAACCATCTCCGTATCAACCCATgggcagtattattattattttattctgccttcaagttgcaggcaacttatggcaaccctgtagggtcttcaaggcaagacacattcattgccttcctctgtgttgtGACCCTGAATTTCCTTAGTGAACTCCCATTCCGATAGTAACAAGGGCAGGCTCTACTTAGCTTTTGAGGTCTGACCagagcaggctagcctggccaTCCACATCGTGGCATAGGCAGGACAGTAAATAAAATATGTACCTAGGCtgcggtcacacacactaaataatgccgtttcaatccactttcagtgcactttccaactggattatgccagttcacacagttggaaagtggatagaaagtgcattatttagtgtgtgtgaccgtAGCCCTAAAGAAAACCAGATAACTGTTTCACCACCTGCTCTGCTATAACATGGTTTTATTCTGGGGCTTGTGAGACGaggtctgttttttgagatagaggcaacaaatttcagcatagcatccagtgcctctcctcaaaacaccccccaagtttccaaaagattggaccagggggtttaattctatgagccccccaaagaaggtgcccctatccgccattatttcctatggaaagaaggcatgtaaaaggagcacggtccctttaaatgtgattgccagaactctctttggagttcagtcacgcttgtcacacctttgctcatggcttcactcccaaagtcctcagatatttcttgagtcagccTTACAGCCTTATATATGCTGTGATATGCATACTGCTATAAGTATGCCTTGCCTTCTAACTATGCCTTGCCTTCTTTTTTCAGGCAGTCACCAGCCCTGTGAATGCACAGAGCATTAAAGCAATCTTTCCCTGCCCAGTCCACTCCTGCTGCAAGAGAACCTTTGCCAAGAGTGATTCCTTAGTTAATGCGATAGATGTGAAATAGAAGTGACTTACTGATTCGTGTCATGGGCGGAAGGGATCCAGTTTTCCCATCCTCATCAATTATACGTTTCCACTGATACATTATGGGCTTTGTGCCTGAGGCAGAATTGCATTGCAAAGTGATTTCTTTTCCTTCAGACATCTCTCCTTCTTTCCAGCATTTAGGTTTGGAAGgtttctctgaggaggaaggaaatgcagatgaaattgctgagataACTGGAAGCCAGGAAAACGCTGTGTTCAGTAGAAGAGCTAAGTCTTTGTTTTtaataacttatatatttttCTTACCCAGAACCTTCAGAGTGATGGTACTCCACTCATAATGTCCAGCATTTTTAACCTTGCACATGTACAGCCCAGCATCACTtggttgcagaaaagaaatctCCAAGGAGGCATCTCCTGCCCGGAAGTTAGAGGCAAATGAAACACGACCCTTTTGTTCTTCAATTAAGTCAGGGTAGATACGGTTTCCTGCATAAGTGATCACCTGAGAGGCAGAGAAAGCTTCTCATGAGTTACTCCACTTCTCATTTTGTAGTTGCTAGTTTAGCTAACCAAAACAAAAACTAAAAATCTCTCAATAAtgcatcacagaatcatagagttggaagagacctccagggtcatctagtccaaccccctgcacaatgtgggaaatccacaaatatctctccctaaattcacaggatttatTTTCGGAGATTTATTTTGAAAGATTAAGGTGCATGGAACTGCTGCATGGAAAATTGTAATCCTACCAATTGTTGTTTCATATATCAGTTAATTGAGATGCTACGGTGGTGTTCTTCCTTGATGAAAGGTGTGGACTTGTTCCTTCAGCTATGCAGCTAGAGCATTTTCATTGTTCAGCTTTTTGCTGTTATAATCAGAGGTCAATTGACTTCATTGGTGGTTTTCTATCCagttactaaccagggccaaccttgcctagcttttgagatctaatgagattggtttaggctgggctatccaggtgagggcaacGTTTTAAAACTAGTGCCCTAACTAGTTTTATGAAAGTAATTGCATACTGATAAAGTTAGGATGTTTCAGAGTTCCCATTTTAAAGCTTTTGTTGAACTAATGTTGAGTTATGAGTGTTTGCATGGTTGGTGAAGTAAATGTTCTCGGAGGAATGTCTACCCTACAGAGTCTGGTGTTATATTGTAAGGTATGAGCCTCTGCTCTATCCTTGgagcattttttattttagttttcttctttttgttaGTTTAGTTTTATCTCTATCttagcttttgttgttgttgttcagtcacacagtcgagtccgactctttgggaccccatggacaaagtcacaccaggccctcctgtcttccaccatcctccgaattctgctcaaatttgtgtttgttacatcttAGCTTAGACCTATCTTAACTTCAGCCTTTGTGTTTTGTTTAACAGATTCAGTGCCAAAGTCCCCCCTGTCTCCTCGTTTGGGTGTGGTTGAATAGGCTTGGAGGCTACATAGATCAGAGAGCTTTTGATGGTGACTGTTAATGGCTAATTCTACAGAATTCTACAGAATTGCTAATTctacagggaggggggaaatagccACATTCTGGCCAACTCAAACTGAGCTGTAGTAGTCAGATTTCTTCTATTTGGCAATGATTCTCCTTGTACCAACACAAAGGATTAAAGcctattgttgtttttttaatgaaaactgGGAATGCAAAGGAGCCAATAGATAAATTGTTATAGTGATATGTCagctgccaatttttttttaaaaaagccctgcggtgCCAGAGGAAAGGATGATGCCTGGGGCAGGGTATGGGTGTAAGGCAAAAAGAATGTGCTGATTTGGGTGAGACCTACATACCTTCCTATCCTTTTGGCACACAAATGCACTTTATCTGTAATCTTTCCAAAATTATCATCCCAAAACAGGTTTGGGACAGATCGCTTCACAGCAGGGAAAAGTCTGGAAAGTGGATAAACATATTGTGTTGAGGctcaagcctcccccccccccgccacaatgAAGCAAGACCCCTGTGTAGAAGCAGCCCTGGTTATCTAGTATGGAGGGGCTTGGCAGAATGGGAAACACAGTAACAGGAAAGTTAAAGATGTTCAACAGATTTTATTATTATGCCATTAATTAATAAAGGCACATATGGTCATATATTAATTAGTATTCCTACAATCAGTTAATGCTTTATAAAAAGGGGGAGGAAACTATGTGTAACTTGTTATGTAGTGTGTATGTTTTGCAGTAGGTGGTATGTGCGGTAATGTTTCACCGCTACCCGACTTTGTAATTATGAAGGGACTTTGTAAAGACCTTGAAATTAAACAAACAGTTTACAAATTAAAAAAGGAATGTTAAAGAGAAGAATTAAGGCTCACATTCCAAGGCATAGCTATATATGTGTGTATTGAGGCAGCAGTCTGCCTGTAGAAGGCACTGATAGAAGCTTATATTTCACTTTTCCATTCTCCCCAGAAGTCCTTTCTGACTCTTGGGAGACTTGACTCCCGGGACTTGCGGAACCCAAATGGGCTAGTGAACAGACCAGATTCCTGCcccaaggaagggaaagggataaAATATTTTCTCCTGTCAGCAGAGCTCTGCTAATggaagagggaggagaaaatTCCATGGCCCCTCCAGGGGAGGGTGGCTTCTAAATCAATCAAATCAGTCTTTAGTTCCCTGATCTGCCTGGCTATTAGTGCATTACTCTATGTACTCCTTGAAATCGAAAATGGGTACCAGGACAGATACTCTTATATCAGCATTTCCCCAGATTCCCATATAATTAAAAAATTGTGGAACCAGCCATTTTACTATTTGTTCTGTTCAGGGAAGTAGAAGTCCTATATCCAGGGATACCAGTGGGCAACTTGGCCTCCTTTGCTGTACCCCTAGAGGATAGGAGAGTTGAGAGCCATCCTGGGTCTGAAATATAAGGAATCAAGTAACAATGAAGTGTGTTTGGAGTTCTTTCAGCCAAACTTTAGTTTAGTTTAATTTGGCTTAGTTTAATTTATTGTACAATCAAAGACTAGCATAGGTAAAATACTACAAAGTTATTGAgtaaaaaacccagaaaaatagACAATAACATAAATAGACAGTAATATAGTAGTTTAAACTCGGATAACGAAAGCAATTGATGGATTTTATAGGGTGTTGCACAAAATTTTGCAGCCAAGCCTTAGAGATTTACATTCTTAGAGATTTACATTCTACATCCAGGGATACCAGTGGGCAACTTGGCCTCCTTTGCTGTACCCCTAGAGGATAGGAGAGTTGAGAGCCATCCTGGGTCTGAAATATAAGGAATCAAGTAACAATGAAGTGTGTTTGGAGTTCTTTCAGCCAAACTTTAGTTTAGTTTAATTTGGCTTAGTTTAATTTATTGTACAATCAAAGACTAGCATAGGTAAAATACTACAAAGTTATTGAgtaaaaaacccagaaaaatagACAATAACATAAATAGACAGTAATATAGTAGTTTAAACTCGGATAACGAAAGCAATTGATGGATTTTATAGGGTGTTGCACAAAATTTTGCAGCCAAGCCTTAGAGATTTACATTGTCATCCAGGATCTTCATTAAGGTCCAGTGAGTCAGGACACATGCCAGAGAATCTCTCAGTTGCTTCTGCATGATTACCAGAACCACATAACAAGGTAAACACCTATATCTCCTTATCATTTACATCTCCTAGGGCAAGAATGCAATCTCTACTCAGTCAGGAAAAACAACAGCAGCCCA is a window of Heteronotia binoei isolate CCM8104 ecotype False Entrance Well chromosome 12, APGP_CSIRO_Hbin_v1, whole genome shotgun sequence DNA encoding:
- the CLMP gene encoding CXADR-like membrane protein; translated protein: MSALSILILATCSTWMSQAQTVFKRVAEANVTLPCHHQLHLLGPTSLDIEWLLQDSEADPKVVITYAGNRIYPDLIEEQKGRVSFASNFRAGDASLEISFLQPSDAGLYMCKVKNAGHYEWSTITLKVLEKPSKPKCWKEGEMSEGKEITLQCNSASGTKPIMYQWKRIIDEDGKTGSLPPMTRINFSNPAQIMMKNLTRMDSGSYQCTAFNEAGQDSCSVQVTVQQARNLGIIAGAACGAIAVPILVFLTVWLTIRRKEKNKYEEESPNEIREDAEAPKARLVKPGSSSSGSRSSHSGSSSTRSTANSASRSQQTLSTEATPHITPTQHSQVDIDSREIEPKKINHTNLVKTEVTSTMVPAQSRAFQTV